A single window of Oncorhynchus clarkii lewisi isolate Uvic-CL-2024 chromosome 10, UVic_Ocla_1.0, whole genome shotgun sequence DNA harbors:
- the LOC139419246 gene encoding adhesion G-protein coupled receptor G2 — protein MTTIHPIHPSLNTSTTRTIATTPLGNTTANSSTPVLPPVNTATASPKTTTTAVITTTAAQNTTEASNEEQANQLLDLTSDVSKLNSSQVDQLVSQLEALLAGPNVSLALGKTSVTIVSNLLGVSSDTLASSSTKIIGIVDTVGLKLVVQEEATILTESVALAVKTVDGTDFQRTSFSIRDPNSVQIRGDNRARRSVRAEASSLPQGSVTFPSSLTANLSPEQQLQASRLQFNFYQKSTVFQDRALGDSKLNSGILGASVANLSIKSLQEDVVVTLRNTEPVLAHFVVACVFWDFGMNDGSGGWNRDGCSVRNSTDNETVCVCNHLTCFGVLLDMSRTGITSCLQATILTYITYIGCGISAIFLSITLLTYLAFGKLRKDIPSKILIQLCVALLFLNLVFLVDGWLALYPDAVGLCISTAWFLHYFLLASFTWMGLEAVHMYLALVKVFNTYIPRYMLKFSLLGWGTPLLVVIVVIAVDEDNYGLVGYGKYVDGSHTDDFCWLKNDIAFYVTVVAYFCVIFLMNLVMFAVVMVQLCRIKRQNPDNKKHRNGLQDLRSVVGVTVLLGLTWGFAFFAWGPVNLPFMYLFCIFNSFQGFFIFVFHCAVKENVRRQWRTYLCCGRLRLAENSEWSRTATQKTGKKSLPVTRATSLHSDNSSQFNNSSIFSFLSNDSSERPSGGIGSPFDDRSITALEEPNSNVVLNKINSQFRSPSSRAP, from the exons ATGACAACCATCCACCCCATTCATCCATCGCTAAACACCTCCACAACCAGGACCATTGCCACAACTCCCCTGGGTAATACCACTGCAAACTCATCAACACCCGTCCTTCCACCAGTAAACACCGCAACAGCCTCCCCAAAGACCACCACGACAGCCGTGATAACAACCACCGCAG CACAAAACACCACAGAAGCCAGTAATGAAGAGCAGGCCAACCAGTTGCTGGATCTGACAAGCGATGTGTCCAAGCTCAACTCCTCCCAGGTGGACCAGCTGGTATCCCAGCTAGAGGCCCTGCTTGCTGGGCCCAATGTCAGCCTGGCTCTGGGGAAAACCTCTGTCACGATCGTTAGCAACCTGCTGGGTGTCTCCTCTGACACCCtggcctcctcctccaccaa GATCATTGGGATTGTTGATACCGTGGGCCTGAAGCTGGTTGTTCAGGAAGAGGCTACGATTTTAACCGAATCGGTCGCTCTAGCCGTCAAAACGGTAGACGGCACTGATTTCCAGCGAACATCTTTCTCCATCCGAGACCCCAACAGTGTGCAG ATCCGTGGAGACAACAGAGCCAGGAGGAGTGTGAGAGCAGaggcttcctccctccctcaggggTCCGTCACGTTCCCCTCTTCCCTCACAGCGAACCTCTCCCCTGAGCAGCAGCTACAGGCCTCCAGACTCCAGTTCAACTTCTACCAGAAGAGCACTGTGTTCCAG GACCGAGCCCTGGGAGACAGCAAGCTGAATAGTGGAATCCTGGGGGCCAGTGTGGCCAACCTGTCAATCAAGTCTCTGCAGGAGGATGTGGTCGTCACCCTGAGAAACACTGAACCTGTCTTA GCACATTTCGTGGTGGCATGTGTTTTCTGGGACTTTGGCATGAATG ATGGCTCAGGAGGCTGGAACCGAGATGGCTGCTCTGTCAGGAACAGCACAGATAAtgagactgtctgtgtctgcaacCATCTCACCTGCTTTGGTGTTCTACTG GACATGTCCAGAACGGGCATAACCAGTTGTCTCCAGGCCACAATCCTCACCTACATCACCTACATTGGCTGTGGTATCTCCGCCAtcttcctctccatcactctgctcaCCTACCTGGCATTTGG GAAACTGCGTAAGGACATCCCATCTAAGATCCTGATCCAGCTGTGTGTGGCTCTGTTGTTTTTGAacctggtgttcctggtggatgGTTGGCTGGCCCTCTACCCTGACGCTGTGGGCCTCTGCATCTCCACCGCCTGGTTCCTGCACTACTTCCTGCTGGCTTCCTTCACTTGGATGGGCCTGGAGGCCGTCCACATGTACCTGGCCCTCGTCAAGGTCTTCAACACATACATACCACGTTACATGCTCAAGTTCTCGCTCCTTGGCTGGG GAACTCCACTCCTTGTGGTCATTGTCGTCATTGCTGTTGACGAGGACAACTACGGACTAGTTGGCTACGGAAAGTACGTAGATGGCTCCCACACAGATGACTT CTGCTGGCTGAAGAACGACATTGCCTTCTACGTAACCGTTGTGGCTTATTTCTGTGTCATCTTCCTGATGAATCTCGTCATGTTTGCGGTAGTGATGGTTCAGCTGTGTCGGATAAAGAGGCAGAACCCCGACAACAAGAAGCACCGTAACGGGCTGCAGGACCTGCGCAGTGTGGTTGGAGTCACAGTACTCCTGGGTCTCACCTGGGGCTTTGCCTTCTTCGCCTGGGGGCCCGTCAACCTGCCCTTCATGTACCTCTTTTGCATCTTCAACTCCTTTCAAG GGTTCTTCATCTTTGTGTTCCACTGCGCTGTGAAGGAGAACGTGAGGAGGCAGTGGAGGACTTATCTCTGCTGTGGTAGACTGAGACTGGCGGAGAACTCAG AGTGGAGCCGCACCGCAACACAGAAGACAGGGAAGAAGTCATTGCCAGTGACCAGAGCCACGTCCCTCCACTCCGACAACTCCTCCCAGTTCAACAATTCCTCCATCTTCTCCTTCTTGTCCAATGACTCCTCAGAGCGACCCAGTGGAGGAATAG GTAGTCCATTTGATGACAGATCCATCACTGCCCTGGAAGAGCCCAACTCAAACGTGGTCCTCAACAAGATAAACAGCCAGTTTAGGAGTCCGAGTTCGAGAGCACCCTGA
- the LOC139418590 gene encoding gamma-aminobutyric acid receptor subunit rho-3-like → MNLVLLAFRLMCLAWLWPVTLHNGSHQPNKRRHKDVYLGENSKNQHGGRIDFKMKKSDSTKSLLIKSEQLLRIEDHDFAMRPGFGGAAIPVGIDVQVESIDSISEVNMDFTMTLYLRHYWQDDRLAFPSSSKKSRTFDARLVKKIWVPDVFFVHSKRSFIHDTTMENIMLRVYPDGNILYSVRITVTALCAMDFSSFPLDTQKCSLELESYAYNENDLMLYWKNGNDSLRTDEIVLSQFFIEEFHPSYGLAFYSSTGWYNRLYINFILRRHIFFFMLQTYFPTMLMVMLSWVSFWIDRRAVPARVSLGITTVLTMSTIITGVSASMPQVSYVKAVDIYLWASFLFVFLSVIEYAAVNYFTTVEEMKKLKGGKIPADFNATQTMAFDGCYHDNDIDLTPFPELPSTPNTERSRTATSRNSAAEPPPTEGTRLRRKKSIKHNLSFIMSNSYMIDSYSRVVFPMTYLMFNIIYWSLYS, encoded by the exons ATGAACCTGGTGCTCCTGGCCTTCAGGCTGATGTGCCTGGCCTGGCTGTGGCCTGTCACTCTGCACAACGGCAGCCACCAACCCAACAAGAGGAGGCACAAGGACGTGTACCTTGGGGAGAACAGCAAGAACCAACACGGAGG ACGAATAGACTTTAAGATGAAAAAGTCTGACAGCACCAAGTCCCTGCTAATTAAATCTGAACAGCTGCTCCGTATCGAGGACCATGACTTTGCAATGAGGCCTGGCTTTGGAG GGGCAGCTATTCCTGTGGGCATAGACGTGCAGGTGGAAAGCATTGACAGTATATCTGAAGTCAACATG GACTTCACCATGACTCTGTACCTGAGACACTACTGGCAGGACGACCGGCTGGCCTTTCCTTCCAGCAGCAAAAAGAGCCGGACATTTGACGCTCGGCTGGTGAAGAAGATCTGGGTGCCGGACGTGTTCTTTGTCCACTCCAAACGTTCCTTCATCCATGACACGACCATGGAGAACATCATGCTGAGGGTGTACCCTGACGGCAACATTCTCTACAGTGTCAG GATCACTGTGACTGCTCTTTGCGCCATGGACTTCAGTAGTTTTCCTTTGGACACACAGAAATGCTCTCTGGAACTGGAGAGCT ATGCGTACAATGAGAACGACCTCATGCTCTACTGGAAGAACGGGAACGATTCATTAAGGACTGATGAGATCGTTCTCTCACAGTTTTTTATTGAAGAATTCCACCCTTCCTACGGGCTTGCCTTCTACAGCAGCACGG gttGGTATAACAGGCTCTACATAAACTTCATCCTCAGGAGGCATATCTTCTTCTTCATGCTGCAGACCTATTTCCCCACCATGCTGATGGTGATGCTCTCCTGGGTGTCCTTCTGGATTGACAGGAGGGCTGTGCCTGCCAGAGTGTCACTGG GTATCACAACAGTTCTGACCATGTCCACCATCATCACAGGCGTGTCAGCCTCCATGCCTCAGGTGTCTTATGTAAAAGCTGTGGACATCTACCTGTGGGCCAGCTTTCTGTTCGTCTTCCTGTCCGTCATTGAGTACGCCGCTGTCAACTACTTCACCACTGTGGAGGAGATGAAGAAGCTCAAGGGGGGAAAG atCCCTGCAGATTTCAATGCCACTCAAACTATGGCTTTTGACGGATGTTACCATGACAATGACATTGACCTGACACCCTTCCCAGAGCTCCCCAGCACCCCCAACACAGAGCGGAGTCGGACGGCCACGTCGAGGAACTCTGCTGCAGAGCCCCCACCCACAGAGGGCACCAGGCTACGACGCAAAAAATCCATCAAACACAACCTCAGCTTCATTATGAGTAACAGCTACATGATTGACTCCTACTCCAGAGTCGTCTTCCCCATGACCTACCTTATGTTCAACATCATCTACTGGAGCTTGTACTCATGA